A window of Synergistales bacterium genomic DNA:
TCATAGAGTGCCACCCTCAGCGCAAACGCCGCAATCCGTACTGTAGATACGGTGGTGCTGTGGACCGTTCTGTTCCAATCCGGGATGTCTCCTGCGAGCGGCGGGAGGATGCATGGTTACCCTTGCCTGTGGTGGACAGGTTGCCTGATGAACAGGTCGTTTGGGGTGCTCTGCCGCGCTGCTTCCCACAGTGGGGGCTTTCCGGAAAGGAAAGGTGCTCCAGAGAGCCCTGTTGCCGACATAGTGCATGAACACACCTCTTTCCTGATTTAATCCAATGATGCGTTAGGTGTCGATGACTGAGGCATGATATCATCTTCCCTGTGCCGCGTAAAGGCAGAGCAGGAAGAACGGTCAAACCAACTGGATTGTATATGTGAAGGAGGCTGACGAGGGAGATGTACGGTTCGATTGAAGCAATTGTGTTTGATGTTGACGGCGTGCTTGTTGATGTGCAGAACTCTTACCCCAAGGTTGTTGCGGAAGCAGTCAGGATAGGATGGCCTGCTGCGACAGGGCGTCCCCTGGGAACGCACAGCTTTGATGTGTCCTATTTCAATGCATGCAAAGGGCATGGGGCCTGCAACGATGACTACGATATCGCCTGGCTTGCCCTGTGTGCAGCGGCGAAGGGTATCTTCAGAGGAGAATTCCCCTCACTCGAGGAGTGGCGGGAGGTACTGGCCTCGATACCTCAGGACATCTCCCTTGAGCGCTGGATTCCCGAGGCCTTTGGCTCCAGGGTAGAACGGCGATATGTACGTCGTATCTGTGAGGAGCTGTATATGGGAGAACAGTTCCGGCGGTTACGCGGCCTCTCCCCCCAATATAGTAATGGAAAAGGCTACTATCGCCTGGAGCGTCCTCAGATATTCCGACATTGGCGTTCTTTCAGGCTTCCCGTAGGGATCTACACCGGTCGCCCCAGGGAGGAACTGGAGCTGGCGCTGCAACAGATCGGCTGGGAAGATTTCCCGTTTTCCCATGCCGTCACCCCTGACTCTGGCCCGGCAAAACCCTCACCGGAGGGGCTATCCCTCTTGAGCAAACGCTTTGAAACCACCCGCCTGCTCTTCATCGGTGATGCAACGAGTGATCTCATGGCCTGGCGGGGATTCGCTTCAGGGGCCTTTATCGGTGTGGGTGCCCCTTTGCGGCAGGTCTATCGTCCAACCATGCCCAGTCTCCAGGCGGCACTGGTGGCGGCCGGGCTGCAATAGGGCCACACACGGTACAGCCTCCGGAGGAATGTTGGTAATTCCGTACTTATATTCTAAATCTAGTTCAAAAAACAAATCCGGCATTGACCCGTCTCTACTAGCATGGTAAACTGTCCCCGTTGTGTCTGAATTTTTTAGTGTGATATCACACTATTTGGGAGGATATGCAGAGATGGGTAAATTTGGAGCTCGAGCATCCATGAACTGGAACGAAGATGGGACCACGGCCTGGCTGGACAAGAATGAAAGCCCCTATTCATTGCCGCCCGCTCCCCGAGAGGAACTCCGCGAGCTGTTGTGCAGTCTGGATTTCAACAGGTACCCCGATCCGGATTGCAGGGCCGTCAAAAGGATGCTTTCCGAACGAACAGGGGTTCCGGAACAGTGCATCTTTGTCGGTAACGGGAGTGACGAGATCCTCCAGTACCTCTTTCTCAGCTATCTGAACAGGGGATCTCGGAGGCTTGTTCGGCTCTATCCGAGCTTCACGGAGTATCAACGTCTCGCACGGGTTTTCTCTGCAGACGAACGGAAGGTGCCCCTCACCCTGGAAGCGGATCGGTTCCACGTAGACTACGCGGCGCTGCTTGACGTCATAGCGGGGAATTCGCCGGATCTGGTCCTGATCGACAATCCCAACAACCCGACAGGTCTCTCCATCGACTGCGGACAACTCGAGGAGCTTGCCGATCTCTCTCCCTGTCCTGTTGTGGTCGACGAGGCCTATGCGGAGTTTGCGTCATCATCAATGCTGGATCGGTTTTCACTGCAGCAAAAGAATATGCTCATTCTGCGTACACTTTCTAAAGCCTGGGGGATGGCGGGATTGCGTTTGGGGTACGCTGTCGGTCCGCCCGATCTGATTGCAGATCTTGAAGCAGTGCGGAGCCCCTACAATGTCGGCGGTCTAACGCAGTCTGTGGCGGGGATCGCCCTCTCCTATCAGGAATGGATGGAAAGCAGGGTGTACAGTGTGCGGTATCTCAGGAAGCAGTTCATCGATACCGTCAATCGCATTTCCGGTTTCCGGGCCTTTCCCAGTGAGGCCAACTTTACGCTGGTTCGCTCCTCCGTGCCGGAACAGGTATTGGACGAGGCCTGCTCCAGTGCATCTGTAGCCCTGCGGAGGGTTGATGACCTCCCCTGGGAAGGAACCTGGAGACGCGTTGCTGTAGGCAGGGAAGAGGAAATGCGACGTGTGTTGGATGTCTTTCAGGGATTGTCTGAACAGAGCGAACGGCGGCAGACACAGGAGCGGTTGGAGATCTCTGCATAGCCATAGGACAGGAAGGGGCGGGCTCATCACGGATGATGACTTCATTCCTGTAAAGCTTGAGGCCTCCGAAAATCTATGGTATACTCTCTCTGAACAATGCATCGCATAACAACGTTAAATATGTTCCATGGGGGGATGAAACTATGGCTGAAAAGTGGAAGGATCGCCTTACTGACCAGTTGTGTAAAGCTATCATAGCGCTGGAAACGGAAGAGGAGGTCTACAATTTTCTGGAAGATGTCGCGACAATCGGCGAGATACGAGCGCTCGCCCAGAGGCTGGAGGTCGCCCGACTCCTGCGGGAGGGGTACACCTATCCTCAGATTGCGCAACAGACAGGCGCAAGTACTGCGACGATCAGCAGGGTCAAGAAATTTCTCGAATACGGGGCGGATGGCTACAAGGTGGTCTTGGAGAAGATTGCCGCCCAGGAATCCGAGTAGCAAGGCATTCTGATACGAAGAGATGCGCAGCGCATAAGGGGAGAGGGGCTTTGTGGCAAAGCCCCTCTCCCCTCTTCGCATGTCGGATCTGATCCTGTCCCTTACTTGTCCTTCGGTTCAGGCGTTGCCTCGTTGTTCTGTTCGCCGTTACCCTCGAACTGTTTCTTGATCTCTGCGTTGCGTTTCACCCAGTACCACAGCTTTGCGGCCACAAGTCCCCGGATACTCTCCTCTCCTTCCTCGGCCGATACAGCCGGGATCCCGGTAAGGAGTGCTATCCCCTCTTCAATCGTATCGATCGCCCAGATATGGAAGGTCCCTTCGCGGACGGCGTCCAGGACCTCGTGGTGCAGCATGAGATTGACCATATTCGCCGAGGGCACCAGAACACCCTGATCGCCGGTGAGGCCGGCGAGCTTGCAGTATTTGAAGTACCCTTCGATCTTCTCGTTCACGCCCCCGATGGGCTGGATATTGCCGAATTGATCGACGGAACCCGTGACGGCGATATCCTGTCGGAGAGGGCGTTCCGCCAGAGCCGAAAGAAGACAGTAGAGCTCGGTGGAAGAGGCGCTGTCTCCTTCAATCTCTTCGTAGGTTTGCTCGAAGGCGATCTTGGCGGAAAGCGAAAGCGGGAGATCCTTGGCGTAGGTTCGGCCCAGGTAGCTTTCCAGGGTGAGGAGGCCTTTATTGTGGATCGGACCTGTCATCTTCACCTCCCGCTCGAGATTGACCACCCCTTCCCGACCCATGAATACATTGGCGGTGATCCGTACCGGTTTGCCGAAGACGTGATCCCTGGTATCCAGCACAGTCAAGCCATTCACCTGGCCAATCTCCCGGCCTCTGGTGGCGATGTGCAGTGTCCCCTCGGCAAAGAGGTCCTGGATGCGTTCTTCGATCAGGTTTGTGCGGTACTGTTTCTCGTCGATAGCCTTGCGGATGCTTTCTCTCGAAACCGTCTGGAGATCGTCCATCCGTGCCCAGGAGGAGGCTTCTACCAGAATCTCCGAGATCTTGTTGAATTGTGTCGACATCTTGTTTCTGTTACCGGAGAGTCGGGAGGACCATTCGATGATTTCCGCCACCGCTCCGCTGGAGAAGGGCAGGAGGCTTTCTTTCTGTGTGAAACCGGCGACGAACTTGCCAAGATCCCGCTCGGAATCTGCGTCGCGTCGCATATCCACGTCGAAGTCGGCCTTGATCTTGAAGAACTTGGGGAATTCGTGGTCGTACATATGGAGAAGATAGTAGATCCAGCGTGTGCCGATGATCACCACTTTGAGCTTAATGGGAACCGGTTCCGGGCGCAGTGAGGAGACGGGGACCAACCCCAGTTGCTCACCCAGGTTTTCAATGGCTATCTCGCCTGTTTTCAGCACTCTTTTGATCGCTTCCCAGGACATGAATTGCCTGAACAGATCCTCGGCCTGTAAGAGCAGGTATCCGCCGTTGGCTTTGTGCATCGCGCCGGCCTGGATCTTCTGGAAATCCGTAGAGAGATAGCCCTGTTTGCTTTCGTACTCCACTTTCCCCACTGTGTTGTAATAGTTGGGGTTGGTTTCAAAGATGACCGGAGCCCCATCTTCCGGGTCGTTACTGACAAATATATTGACGTTATAGCGGGAAAAGTCGATTTCGGCGTTTTCGTCCCTGGCGGCGGCGACGAACATGTTGGCGTTGGCGATGATGTCCTCTGTCAACGAGTTGATCCATTCACTGAGCTTGTCTCCTTCGCCAAAGCTGCCGCGCAGCTCATCCAGGGCAGGGGTGATGGCGTTACGGCTGATTTCGGCCTCCAGCTCCTTGATTTGGTCCTTCAGCTCTTTTTCCAGCGAACGGATTTTGCGCAGTACAGCCAATGTTTGCTGGGAAATCTGTTCCGACCGGTCTTTCATCTGCTTCTGCTGCTCTTCATCCAGTTGCTCGAATTCCTCCTGCTGCATCTCCCGCTTTTCGATTTCCCCCTCTTCGTTTTCCTCTTCTTTCATGGGGATGTTGACAAAACCCTGGGGAGTGCGTTTGACTGCGAATCCCTTTTCCGCGGCTTCCGCCCTGATCTGTTCCATCAATTCGTTGACCTTTTCCTGAAATTCCTTCACCATTTGCGCTTTCTGATCCTCGTAATTGCTGTCCTCAAAGGCTTTATTCAGGATGATCTTCAGGTCCTCTACCAACTCGGCGAGTTTTTCGGAGAGTTTTTCCCCGTTGCCGGCCGGGAGATTGATAGCCAGTGGGCGGCTTGGGTCGTTAAAATTGTAGACATAGATCCAGTCATCCGGGGCTTCTTGCTGTTCCGCTTCCCTGTGCAGCTGCTGGAGGGTGTAGGTGGTGCGCCCGCTACCCGGGTTGCCGACGACAAAGATGTTGTATCCGCGGCTCCGTACACCGAGACCGAATTTCATGGAACGGTTGGCTCGTTCCTGTCCGATCAGTCCTTCGAGAGCGCAGCATTCCTCTGTCGTTTCAAAACCGAGTATGGATGGCTCCGTTATCCGTCGGAGCTGCTCAATCTGGAGTTCCTTCGTATTCTGTGCTGTCATCAGCAGACATTCTCCTCTCTGTGTTTGCGATGATCCCACCGCCGACAACCATTGTACCATCGTACAGAACAAGCGACTGTCCCGGTGTGGGCGCCGTAAAGGGCTCATCGGCATGGACGGTAAAACGGCGGTCCTCCCGGTGGAGCTCTTCTATCCGTACGGTTACGGGCCGTGCCCTGTACCGGATCAGCGCCGAGAGCTCGGCTCCCTCAAGGTGGTTTGTGCCGTACACCACGGCATCCCTGCACAGGATGCGATGTGCCGAGACCTCCTCCCGTGATCCGACTACCACCGTATTTGTGGCGGGATGGATGTCGGTGACGTACCACGGACCGTCTGGAAGCCCCAGGCCTTTCCGTTGGCCTATGGTAAACTGAAAAAACCCGCCGTGTCTACCGAGCAACCTCCCTTGCTTGTCGCGAAAGTCTCCACTGCCGGCAGTGCCATGGATGTGCCGGGAGAAACAGAGGTCCTGCGAGGAGGGTATCCCCTCGAAGAGGCCGGGGAAGGATTCCTTCCCCAGCTGTTCCACCTCCTCTTTCGTGTACCGGCAGAGGGGGAGGATGGCACGTGTCAGAACGAAGGGGCCGAGACGGTAGAGAACATAGCTTTGGTCTTTTCTTCTGTCGGCTGCCTTCCACAGCCCTGCCCTGCCCTGCTGTCGGCCGGTGCACGCGTAGTGCCCGGTAGCTATTGTGCCGATGCCGCGGTACCTTGCGAACGACAGAAGCCTTCGGAATTTGATTGTTTCGTTACAGCGAATGCAGGGGTTTGGCGTGCGTCCCATGAGAAGTTCCTGTTGACTGTACTGTTTTATCCTGGTGTGAAATTTGTCTCGAATATCATGATACCAGAGAGGGATGCCGAGCTGCGTACATACCGACCGGGCCCTGTGGTAGCTCTCTTTCTCCTTCTTGCCGCCATGCATCGCAAGCATCAGCGCCGTGACGGCAAAGCCCCGTCGCTGCAGGAGAAGAGCCGAGACCGCGCTGTCCAGGCCTCCGCTGATACCAATAAGGATGGTCGGTTGCGGCATCAGTACTCCCGACCCCGTTGCGGCTGGAATCCTTGCTGGAAGGGGTGTCGTATCTCCCGGAATTCCGTCACCAGGTCGGCGAAGGAGATCACGGCTTCGGGGGCGTTGCGTCCCGTCATGACCACCTCAATGTAAGGGGGGCGGTTCTGGAGCAGCTGCTTGACGTCATTCCAGGCAAGCAGACCGAAGGCAATGGCGATGTTGATCTCGTCGAGCACCAGCAGGTCGATCTCGCCGTCATTGAGGATGCTGCGGGCGCTTTGGAGTCCTCGTTGTGCTTCCTCGAAATCAATGGGATAGGGCTGTCGGGGATCGACGAAATCGGGGGTCCCGGTTTGCAGGAAGGTCACCTGTGGAAGGGAGGAAACCGTCTTGATCTCGCCATAGTGTTCCCAGCCTTTGCAGAATTGGATGACTGCAGAGCTGCCGCCGTGTCCCGCGGTTCGGAGGACCATTCCAAGCGCCGCCGTCGTTTTTCCCTTGCCATTTCCCGTATAGACATGTACGATACCCTGTTCGTGCAGATGCATCTCTTTTCCTCCTCGCCGAATCGGTGTCTACTATTCCGCCCCCCAAGGGCCATGGGAGGTCTCTATGGTTTCACAATTCAAGCTTCTTGTCACCGGTATCGTTCAGGGCGTAGGATTTCGCCCCTTCTGTGCCCGGCTTGCCAAACGACTCGATCTGAGCGGTTCTGTACAGAATACCTCCGAAGGAGTGCGCATCACGCTGGAGGGGCCTGCTCACCTTATCGAATCCTATATGGAGCTTCTCTCCAGGGAACATCCCCCACTTGCTGTGGTGAGTGATATCCAGGTGGAGTCTGTGGGGCAGGTCAGGGCTCCCTCCGGCTCGTTTACGATAGAAAAAAGCCTCACGCAGCGTAGACAGCGTGTGCTGATCCCCCCTGATGTGGCGACCTGTCCGGAGTGCCTCGAAGAGGTGCGAACCCCCGGGGAACGACGCTACCGCTATCCCTTCACCAATTGTACAAACTGTGGTCCAAGATACTCCATTATCGAGCGGCTGCCCTACGATCGTCCCTTCACGACGATGCATTCCTTTGCGATGTGTGACGCTTGTCAAAAGGAATATGAAGATCCCTTTGACAGACGGTACCACGCACAGCCCATTGCCTGTCCCCTGTGCGGTCCACAATTGGAATTCATTACGGCACGGGAGAGCGCTGATGCCTCCTGGTACGGCGAGGAGGCCCTTCAGAAAGCGGTGGAATCCCTGCAGGGAGGAGAGATCGTGGCCATCAAAGGGCTCGGGGGATATCATCTGGCCTGTGATGCCTTCAACGAAACGTCTGTTTCGCGTCTGCGGGAACGCAAGATGAGGCCCATGAAGCCCTTTGCTGTAATGGTGGCAGACCGGGAGCAGGCGGAGCGGCTGCTCGTTCTTTCGGAGGAATCCATGGATTTTCTCCAATCACCCCGAGCACCTATCTGTATCGGCAAGACCAGGAGACCCTGTCTTGCCCCCTCGGTAGCCCCCGGTCAGAACAGCATCGGTGTCATGCTGCCCTATACCCCGCTGCACTGGCTTTTGATGGAACACTTCGAGGTCCTGGTCATGACCAGCGCCAACCTGAGCGACGAACCCCTGATTGCAGATGATCGGGAGGCACTGGAGAAGCTTGGAGGGATCGCCGATGCCTTCCTTCGGCATAACCGGCCGATCTTTCGCCGCATTGACGACTCGGTTGCGATCGACGCTTCGGAAGGGCCGATCATGGTGCGCCGCGCCCGCGGGTTTGTTCCGTCTCCTCTCTTTGTACCGCAGGAGCTGCCGGAGCTGCTGGCTGCCGGTGCCGAGATGAAATCAACCTTTGCGCTGACCCAGGGGCGGTGTATCTTCCCCAGCCAGTATCTCGGTGACCTCAAGGATATCGCGACGGTGGGGCTGTACAAGGAGGCGCTTCGGCACTACCGGTTCCTGTTTCGTATCGATCCCGCCTTTCTGGTGTGCGATATGCACCCCCAGTTTCTTTCCACGGCCACAGCCAGGGAGGAGACAGAAGGCCGGCTGGAGGAACTGGCGGTTCAGCACCATCACGCCCACCTTGCCGCCTGTCTTGCCGAACACGAGAAGGATGGGCCGGCGATCGGACTGATCCTGGATGGGACAGGTTACGGCGCGGACGGCACCATTTGGGGGGGCGAATTGCTGGTAGGAGATGTCGATGGCTACAGGCGGGAGGGGCATCTCGCGCCCTTTCGCCTTGTGGGCGGCGACAGAGCCGTTGCGGAACCCTGGAGATCGGCGCTTTCCCTGCTCGTTGAAGCCCTGGGGTGGGATGGAGCCCGCAGCATAGCGAAGGAATTGTGGCCCCAGAGGACCGAGACCGTCGAACAGCTGTTTGACGCCTACCATCTGTTTCCGGTCACCACCTCCTGTGGGAGACTCTTTGACGGTGTGGCGGCGCTTCTTGGATGCTGCGCAACGGTCAGTTTCGACGGGGAGGCCCCGATGCTCCTTGAAGGGGCTGTTGATGAATCCTGTGATGCCATCATGCCATTTCTGGTATACCACGACAGCGAAGGACTGATTTCCCTGGACTGGAAACCAGCTGTCCGTTGGCTTGTGAGCCATAGGAACGACACCCTTTCCCGCAGTGCAGCGGCGTTCCACCGGGGTCTGGCGGCGGCTCTGGTCCAGGCGGTTGCACTGCTCCACTGTCGTTGCGGCCTGTCGACGGTGGTGCTTTCAGGGGGGGTATGGCAGAATCGTCTGCTTTCGGACGAGGTAGCGGAGGGCATACGCGAGAAGGGATGGACTCCGCTCCTCCACAAGCGATTGCCTCCGAACGACGAATGTGTCGCTGTCGGGCAGGCGGTCATCGGCGCAAGGTATCTGGAAAAGAAGGGGGCCTACGCGTAACCGAGGTCCCGGGGGGGACGGCCGTCCTCCTGCTCCCCGGGCCTCGGTTATGCGGTTTCACCTCCGTCTAAGGACTATGGACGCCGGCCGTAATCGACGTTAGTGCTCAGGTTCTGGAGCTTTTTGAGGCTGTGTACCCCTTCCACGTACCGGATGGTTCCGCTCTTCGAACGCATCACCATTGATTGCGTGGTGATCTTGTCGCCGGAATACCTGACGCCCTTGAGAAGCTCTCCATCGCTCACGCCGGTGGCGGAGAAGAAGACATTGTCCCCGCCCACCAGATCGTTGATTTCCAGCACCTGTTCCAGGTCCATGCCCTGCTCCGTACACTTGTTGCGTTCTTCGTCGTTCCGTGGCCACAGCTTGCACTGAAACCCTCCGCCGACGCATTTGAGGGCGCAGGCGGAGATCACCGCTTCAGGCGATCCTCCGATCCCCATCAGCAGGTCGATGCCGCTTTCGGCACGGCAGGTCATGAGGGCCCCACCTACGTCGCCGTCCGGTATCAGCCGGATCCGTGCGCCGGTTTGACGGATTTGGGAAACGAGATCGTCGTGGCGCGGTCTGTCGAGGACGACAACGGTCACATCATCGGTGGCCAGACCTTTAGCCTTGGCTACGCGACGGATGTTTTCCGATACAGGTGCATTGATGTCGATAAACGGGGCTGCTTCCGGGCCGCTGGCAATCTTGTTCATATAGAAGATATGGTGAGGGTTATACATGCTGTCTCGTTCTGCAACGGCAACCACGGAGATGGCGTTCAGGCGCCCCTTGGCAGTGAGTGTGGTGCCGTCGATCGGGTCGACAGCGATGTCCACCTGGGGAGGATCCCCGGACCCAAGGTGTTCTCCGTTGTACAGCATCGGGGCCTGGTCTTTCTCCCCTTCACCGATAACCACCAGACCGTCCATACAGACCGTATTGAGAAGATAGCGCATTGCGTTGACGGCGGCCCCATCGGCGCCGTTTTTGTTGCCTCTTCCCAACCAGCGTCCGCCTGCCATCGCCGCTGCCTCGGTGGAACGCACCAACTCGAGAGCCATGTTTCTGTCAGGGACATTCATGCACTGCACCTCCTAGGTTATTCTATGCAACGCACCTGCTGCGACACATCTCTGCCCACATCTTAACACCATTACTCCTCATCGAATCGGGAGAATATTTCGTCTACAAAACGAAAATAGTAATCGGGGTGGAACAGGGACTGCAGAGTCTCTGTGGAAAGGGCCCTCTGGACCGTTTCCTCCTGCTCGAGCATCTGCTGGAATGTCCCGTTGCCGTTCCAGCATCGCATGGCCGCACTCTGGACCGCCCTGTAGGCGTCATCGCGGGGCATACCCGCATCCTCCACAAGTGCCAGGAGCACTCTCTGGCTGTACACCAGTCCCTTTGTGAGATCGAGATTGGCGAGCATGGCATCCTCGTTGACGGTGAGGTCCGCTGTCAGGGCGTGCGTTTTTTCTATCATGTAATGGGCAAGATGAAAGGCATCGGGCCATATGATGCGCTCCGCCGATGAGTGGCTGATATCCCGCTCGTGCCAGAGAGCGATGTTTTCTGTTGCTGTCACCGTATAGCCGCGGAGCAGTCGGGCCATCCCACAGAGGCGTTCGGCAATGATCGGGTTTTTCTTGTGAGGCATGGCCGAAGATCCTTTCTGTTTGTTGCCGAAGGGCTCCAGGGCTTCCAGTACTTCCGTCCGCTGGAGGTGCCGTATCTCTGTGGCAATGCGCTCTATCCCCGCTCCGAAAAGAGAGAGCGCCGTTACGAGCTGAGCATGGATATCCCTTGGGATCACCTGGGTGGAGATCCTGGCGGGACGCAGTCCCAGCAATTGGCATACCCGCTTTTCGACAGAGGGAGGGCAGTGGGCGTAGGTCCCCACGGCACCGGATATCTTGCCGATTCGACATGCCTCTTTAGCGTCTTCCAGTCGTCGTGTGTCACGATGTAGCTGGTCGTACCAGTTCAGCAGTTTCAAGCCGAAGGTCATCGGTTCGGCGTGGATGCCGTGGGTTCTTCCTACGCAGGGGGTATAACGGTATCTTTGCGCCTGGTGCAGAAGGCTTTTTTTCAGCGCAGCCAGGGAGCCGAGGAGGATCTCCATCGACGTATTGATACGCAGGGAGCTGGCGGTATCCAGAATGTCGCTGCTGGTCAGCCCCAGGTGGATATAGCGGCCTTCGGGACCGATTGTCTCGGCAACACAGGAAACGAAGGCGATCACATCGTGATGGGTGTTCTCTTCGATTTCCCTGATCCGTTCAACGGTAAACCCCGCCCGTTCCTTGATCACCGAAAGGGTCTCATCGGGGAGGACCCCTTCCTCATTCCATGCTTCACAGGCTGCCAGCTCTACGTCGAGCCAGGACATGTATTTCTGCGTTTCGGACCATATTGCCGCCATCGCTTCTGTCTCGTAACGTTCTATCACGGTGCATGACCTCCGTTTTGCCGGTGTTTGCGTACCCACCTTGCGCGTATCTCGGAAAGAAAGGGTGCGTAGATCCCGGAGGCGAAATCCGGGAAGGTGTAGTCAAAGGGCGCCCACTTCCCCGAGCGGTACCGCAGCGTCACCTCTGCAAACAGCCCGTTACCTATCGGAATACGTTGCGCTCTGTCCTTTGTGGAGGCAAGTATAAGGCGGGCTCCATCGATAAAACCGGGGTCGATGTTGACCCTCCGCTGTGTTGCGCCGCTTTCCTCCTCGATGGCGACGGCGGTGGTTTTCCATTGGGCAAGCTGTTCACCGTCCCAGAGGCCCTGGAAAGAAAGAAGGCGCCTGGTCAGTTCGGTACCGATAGCGTCGTAGTAGCGGGTCCACTGGAACGAATAGGCCTCGCTGATCTGTTCCGGTGGCCCCCAGCGTTCGCGCATTCTCTCCAAAGCCCACTGCCACCAGGGTTCGCTTGGGGTGAGTGTGGCCACGAAGAGTTTAACAGGGATCATCGCTGTCCTGTTCTGTTTCCCACGATTCGGGATAGTTCAAGGTGATCCTGCCCACCGGCGTCTCCTCCCAGCAGCAGACAAGAGTTGTGTCTCCCCGTTCCGGCTGAGATGCTGCGGCATGATCCCCCTCTGCGGTAAAGGAAAGCTCAAAGCCGTGGTCGAGGAGGAATTTCCGCAGTCCTTTGCCGATTGCCGCCCATGCGAGCACATCTTCGGCAACGGTAGCCTCCTGACTGACATCTTCAAGGAGATAGATATCCCGCTCCAGTTCCGTGAGCAGAAACATCTGAGGATGCTTGCCTGTGGCGAGTGTGAGGCAGCCATTGTGTGTTTTCAGGGCATTCCGAATCTGCCGGACGGTCATCGATATCTCTCCGGTGATGCGGGCGGCTTCCCGATTCAGCGACACCGATTCTCCGCGGAGGCTGAGCAGGGGGAGCGGGACCTGCCACCAGGGGGGTGGTTCGACGGCTTCCCGGAGGCTTTTTTCACCCGTTCCGATGGTGCTTCCGTATTCATGGAGGCTGATGACGGTTCCGGAGGGAGGGGCGACGGCGCCGTTGCCGATGTCATAGAGGGAACGGTACTGTCGCGGCAGATTGCGCAGTGTCAGGGAGCCCCATCCCTTTTCAAGCATGGCGATCAGGTGTTCTTTGCAGACAAAGAGACCTTCTGAATGAAAGAAAACAGCTTCCGCTTTATGTAGAAACATCTGCCGGAGTGCTTCCTGCAAAGACGAATCGAGGTTCAGGGTACTAGTTCTCTGCTGTTTCTCCATGCGCTGTTTCCCTCCCGAGTAATGCTTCTACAAAGGGCCTCGCCACAAAGGGCTGCAGGTCGTCGACCTGTTCTCCGATGCCGATATACTGAACGGGGAGATGGAGCTCTTGCGCAATGGCGAGGAGGATGCCCCCCTTTGCCGTGTTGTCGTATTTTGTCAATACCAGACCGGAGATCGGGAGTGTTTCGTTGAAACGTTTTGCCTGCTGGAGCCCGTTCTGGCCCATAACGGTATCCAGAACGAGCCACACCTCCACCGCATCCTCTCCGACCTCCCTGCACGCAACACGGTACACCTTGTGGAGTTCCTGCATAAGGTTGTGTCGTGTGTGCAGTCTTCCCGCCGTATCTGCCAGGACACAATCGGTCTGCGTCGAGATTGCAGCGTGCAGCGCATCGTAGAGTACCGCAGCGGCGTCGCTTCCCGGGGCTTGCGAAACGACCCTGACATTCGCCCGTTTGCCCCAGAGCTGCAGCTGTTCAATGGCTGCAGCCCGGTAGGTGTCTCCTGCAGCAAGCAGTGCGCTCTTGCCGTTATTCTGCATCCTTTGCGCAAGCTTCCCTGCGGTGGTGGTCTTCCCGCTGCCGTTGACGCCCACGAGAAGGACCGCTGAAGGTGGATCGGCTGTGATTCTTTGTTCTGG
This region includes:
- the hypF gene encoding carbamoyltransferase HypF: MVSQFKLLVTGIVQGVGFRPFCARLAKRLDLSGSVQNTSEGVRITLEGPAHLIESYMELLSREHPPLAVVSDIQVESVGQVRAPSGSFTIEKSLTQRRQRVLIPPDVATCPECLEEVRTPGERRYRYPFTNCTNCGPRYSIIERLPYDRPFTTMHSFAMCDACQKEYEDPFDRRYHAQPIACPLCGPQLEFITARESADASWYGEEALQKAVESLQGGEIVAIKGLGGYHLACDAFNETSVSRLRERKMRPMKPFAVMVADREQAERLLVLSEESMDFLQSPRAPICIGKTRRPCLAPSVAPGQNSIGVMLPYTPLHWLLMEHFEVLVMTSANLSDEPLIADDREALEKLGGIADAFLRHNRPIFRRIDDSVAIDASEGPIMVRRARGFVPSPLFVPQELPELLAAGAEMKSTFALTQGRCIFPSQYLGDLKDIATVGLYKEALRHYRFLFRIDPAFLVCDMHPQFLSTATAREETEGRLEELAVQHHHAHLAACLAEHEKDGPAIGLILDGTGYGADGTIWGGELLVGDVDGYRREGHLAPFRLVGGDRAVAEPWRSALSLLVEALGWDGARSIAKELWPQRTETVEQLFDAYHLFPVTTSCGRLFDGVAALLGCCATVSFDGEAPMLLEGAVDESCDAIMPFLVYHDSEGLISLDWKPAVRWLVSHRNDTLSRSAAAFHRGLAAALVQAVALLHCRCGLSTVVLSGGVWQNRLLSDEVAEGIREKGWTPLLHKRLPPNDECVAVGQAVIGARYLEKKGAYA
- the glpX gene encoding class II fructose-bisphosphatase, whose translation is MNVPDRNMALELVRSTEAAAMAGGRWLGRGNKNGADGAAVNAMRYLLNTVCMDGLVVIGEGEKDQAPMLYNGEHLGSGDPPQVDIAVDPIDGTTLTAKGRLNAISVVAVAERDSMYNPHHIFYMNKIASGPEAAPFIDINAPVSENIRRVAKAKGLATDDVTVVVLDRPRHDDLVSQIRQTGARIRLIPDGDVGGALMTCRAESGIDLLMGIGGSPEAVISACALKCVGGGFQCKLWPRNDEERNKCTEQGMDLEQVLEINDLVGGDNVFFSATGVSDGELLKGVRYSGDKITTQSMVMRSKSGTIRYVEGVHSLKKLQNLSTNVDYGRRP
- the purB gene encoding adenylosuccinate lyase, with translation MIERYETEAMAAIWSETQKYMSWLDVELAACEAWNEEGVLPDETLSVIKERAGFTVERIREIEENTHHDVIAFVSCVAETIGPEGRYIHLGLTSSDILDTASSLRINTSMEILLGSLAALKKSLLHQAQRYRYTPCVGRTHGIHAEPMTFGLKLLNWYDQLHRDTRRLEDAKEACRIGKISGAVGTYAHCPPSVEKRVCQLLGLRPARISTQVIPRDIHAQLVTALSLFGAGIERIATEIRHLQRTEVLEALEPFGNKQKGSSAMPHKKNPIIAERLCGMARLLRGYTVTATENIALWHERDISHSSAERIIWPDAFHLAHYMIEKTHALTADLTVNEDAMLANLDLTKGLVYSQRVLLALVEDAGMPRDDAYRAVQSAAMRCWNGNGTFQQMLEQEETVQRALSTETLQSLFHPDYYFRFVDEIFSRFDEE
- a CDS encoding DUF4416 family protein codes for the protein MIPVKLFVATLTPSEPWWQWALERMRERWGPPEQISEAYSFQWTRYYDAIGTELTRRLLSFQGLWDGEQLAQWKTTAVAIEEESGATQRRVNIDPGFIDGARLILASTKDRAQRIPIGNGLFAEVTLRYRSGKWAPFDYTFPDFASGIYAPFLSEIRARWVRKHRQNGGHAP
- the ftsY gene encoding signal recognition particle-docking protein FtsY codes for the protein MSLVRSLQEKLKGVTRSWSGGITRIFSGGPLDDTFWEELEEQLISGDVGVDLSEELLERLNETANRKRIKTREELYQVFSEMLVDMLTALEVPPEQRITADPPSAVLLVGVNGSGKTTTAGKLAQRMQNNGKSALLAAGDTYRAAAIEQLQLWGKRANVRVVSQAPGSDAAAVLYDALHAAISTQTDCVLADTAGRLHTRHNLMQELHKVYRVACREVGEDAVEVWLVLDTVMGQNGLQQAKRFNETLPISGLVLTKYDNTAKGGILLAIAQELHLPVQYIGIGEQVDDLQPFVARPFVEALLGRETAHGETAEN